In the genome of Camelus bactrianus isolate YW-2024 breed Bactrian camel chromosome 18, ASM4877302v1, whole genome shotgun sequence, the window CACCTCCACCGCCAGCCGCTGCTCGGCTGCCTCATAGTGGCAGCGGACGCTGAGGCGCCCAAACCGGTTCTGCTCCAGAGATCTCTGTGGAAAGGCCAGGGGGCCGGTGAGCGGAGCTCGGTGACTCCCGGGGCGGGGCCTCGTGCCTGCGCCTGGGCCGCACTACCTGTTTGAGCTTGTCCAAGTAGTACTGCTCGATGCACTCCCGCGTGGAGCACTGGTGCAGGCgcagctcctcctccagcctctgcaggAAGGAGGCGGGCGCTGGGTGATGCGGCAGCACAGTGCTGCTCCTCACGCCCCATTTCACGCATGGGGGTGGCTGAACTCAAACTCCGGTCCCTGATGTCCacacctcccccttcctctctcagAGGCCCCAGGGCCAGGCCTCACCTTGTAGCTTCCGTCTCTCAGGCTTTCCAAGGGCAGACCCTGGCCCTCAGCGTGGAAAAAGTTGACCAGGGCCTGAGGTGGAGCAAGAAGGGAGAGATGTCAGACACGGTGGGTGCTGGGGACCAAGATTGTAAACGGAGCCTTGAGCAGCACCTGGCTTGGGCTCTCAGGAACCCAGGGCAGAGGCACTCACACCTGGGGTGCATCAGAAGCCCCCAGGAAGCCTGGGAAAATGCCAGTGCCTGGAGCCAGGTAGCTGTCATAACAGgtatcccaggtgctgctgacagaGGTTGGTTGCAGGGTAGGAAACATTGCCCTGGTGGATTCCCAGAGGAGGCGCTGTCCTGGATGGGAAGGCCTGGCTTcccagcagggggcagcaggGGGCAACAGGGCACAGCAGGGCAGTGGGGCAGCTCAGCAGCCTTGTCGCCCAGGACCAGCAGGGGCGTGGGGAGGACTAGCGGCCCTACCTCTAGTGTGAAGTGGAATCGCCCATAGAAGTCAGCAGACACATCACGGTTTGCCCCCAGGGCCTGCAGAATGGCCTGGAGGAGCAGCTCCCAGAGGGCCTCCAGCACCCTGCAGGGGCACAGCAGGGGTGACCAGACCCTGGGctgccctgagccaggccctgCCCCATCTGCCCTGGACCATACCTGTTCAGGTTCTCCTTCACCAGCGAGGCATTCAGCAGAGCCAGCTTCTCATCCAGGTACTTCAGGAGTGGGGCCACAGCCTGTGGGCAGGGGCCTCAGGCCTGAGTCTCGGTTCCCACCCCACACATGCATTCCCAGCCGCGCCCAAGCCCTCACCTGGTGGGGCACTCACCTCGTCATTCTGGATGGAGTCAGGTGAGAGGCTGATGTGCTGCACGTACTTCCTAATGTCACCCACCATCTGAGGGAGGGCCACACTCAGCACGGAGAAgggttgtggggagggggcagctgatGTCTGTCCCATGGTCCTTGCATACCTTGGAGGTCAGGTGTGCCGTCACGGTGCGGGCCTCCCGCTGCAGGTCCTCATCCAGGGCCTGCGTGCAGCTGAGCAGGGGGCGTGGGAGCGCTCCCTCAAGCCCAGCAGCCCCCTCCGACCAGGTCAGTCCTCGCAGCGCCTGGCCCGCAGCCTTGCGCAAGAGCTCCACGTCATTGAGGACCACACAGAGCTGGGAAGGTGTGCCAGACAGACGTGGGCTGGCAGTTGTGTGGTGGCCCCACCGGGCCTCCTGTCCCCCAACAACCACTGCCCACCCGTCTGCCCCCCAGCTCACCGCCTCGCTCACTGCCTCGCCTGCAGCCCCAGGCTGAGTGTCCACCTTCTTCCGCAGCAGGTCTGTGTAGAAGAGGGCGGCTTCACACAGGTCCTGGGGTGGGAGATGGAGGCTCAGGAGCTGTGGGCCATGTCCCCTGGACATGCCCCTCCAGACCCCAATCACTTCCTGATCCATAGTTCCCCACCTGGCTGAGCTGGGTACCCAACCCCTGGGCCTGGACAGGGTCAGGCCATGCCAGGCGGGCCCACAGCTCCTGGATGTGGCTGAAGCAGAGGCTCGCAGTGGCCGCGGAGCTGCTGTGCTTAGAGGAGGCATCCGTGGGCTCCAGCTAGGAAGCAGGAGGGGGCCTGGGTTAGAGGGGTACCCCAGTGGAGCCACAACCCTCAGGCCTGGGTGCTCACTCACAGTGTCCACGTCCACAGCTCCCTGAAGCCTCCACTTGGCCTGGTCCCGCAGCACCTGAAGCCAAAGCTTCACAGCGGGCAGGAATGGGGCGTGGATGCCAGCCAGGGCGAGGGAGCGGCTGTCTCTGCAGTGGGAGGTCAGTCAGAGTTCTCCCCGACCCAGACACCTTGAGCTAACACATCACAGGCTCCCAGCTTAAGAAGGCACTTGGCCTCCTGTCCCAGAGCCCTCCCAGAGAAGATGggtgggggaaggctggggtgagggcaggagaCCCACCGGCCCGGGATGCTATTCCAAAAGCGCTGGATGTCTGCCAGGGTCAGGTAGAGCTCAAAGAGCCCTGAGGCCACCTCAAGGGTCATCTTGGGGCTCAGCTCCTCCGTCAGCACCCATGCTTCTTCAGCCACCTGCTCAGGAGAGTGGAATCAGGCTGCCAGCAACAAGGAAATCAGGCTCCTTCCCAGCCAGGACCTCTTCCCTACTCCCCATCCTCACCAGCCGCTCCAGCTGCCGGAAGGTGAGGGTGAAGAAGTCGACCTTGATGATGCTGCAAAGGACACACCTCAGACACCTGCTCGCCCGGCTCCCCAGCCTGGAAGTGCCAGGTGCAGGGGCAGCAGGACTAGCTCTGACCCCACCTGTGGAAGAGGCTGGCGTAGATGCCGTAACAGGACTGCAGGTCTTCGTAGACAGCGTCAGCCAACTTGACCAGCCCAGCAAGGCGCTGTGGCCCTGGCTGCAAAGAAGCCCAGCACAATGACCTTCTGGCCGGCATCCATctgccaccctcctccccactttcCTGCAGCTACGCCCTCCCTGAGTCGCACCTGCTCACGAGGGCTCTGTGCATTCAGGAGCCTGTCGTACCAGTCGCGATTGCCTCTCTGCAAGGGGAACCACCAAGGTAGCGTGGTTGGTGGGAGGGCACAAGGGCAATGAAGTGTGTGTGGTCCAGCTGGGGTCAGGGCAGCTGCAGGGCACAGGGCAGGGACTGGGTGGTTAGCCCAAACCAAGCTACCAGACACACCTTCAGGGCAGCAGCAACATCCATGTTCAGCTCCGTCTCAAAGGGGCAGATCTCAAAGGAAGGTTGGAAGAGCTGCAGCTTGCTGAGACACCTGGGCAAGGGGCCACGGTTGACTGAGGCTGCCCCCCAAGTCCCCTACCCCAACCCGTGGTGCCAGCCTTTGCACCCACTTCAACAGCAGCTCCAGGCGGTAGACGGCTGTGCTGTTGGTGGCAGGAAAGTAGTCTCGGATCTGGCGCAGCAGTTGAAGCCCAAActcagagaaggcagagaagctGTCCGCCAGGCTCTCCTCCTGGGGGGACAGGGCCCTTCAAAAGTGAGTGCCTTCTCTGAGGCAGGGAGGGCCAGCCAGTcccccaggctctgccctgaAGAGCACCCTCCCTACGGTGACTTCCAACCCCATGTGCCTCCTCCTGCTGGCCTTTCCAACCCCAGCTTCCACAGCTCCCCCTGGAGGCACAGATGCCCTCAGGGCCTTTGAACCACCAAAGTTCTTTCTGCTCCAGTCCTGAGAGCTGGCCCTGTCCCTCCGTTCCTCCTGGGTCTGAAGCAGCATGGCTTCCATCCCGCGGAACTCCATTTCAGTATCGCACATCCCCATGTTGGTACCGCCCAGCACTTGCTCTCTCCTAGATCATGCAGTTTGTCCATTTGTGTTCAATCCCCTACCGCCCGCGCAAGCTGTGCACCCCACAGGAGCAGGTCTCTGGCCTTCCCTTTGTGCCCCACCCCAAACGGCCCCACAGCACACCCTCTAGGAACAGCATTTTCAGCCCACGTGGCCGAGCCCACCTGCTCCTGCGGCAGCGAGGCCGCCTCCTCCCAGTGCGCCTGCATGTCCTCCAGCAGCCCCAGCAGGTAGCCGTAGTCCAGGGTGCAGGTCTGATGGTGGCGGCTGCTAACCTGCCAATGCCTGCCGGGCCCGGCCCAAGATCAGGGCAGCCGCATCGGACCCCGCCCCCCGAGGGACCCCGCGCCTCCCAACTCACTGCATAGCCCCTTCCCGGGCCCCGCCCCCTTCCGCGCCCTGCCCATTCACGTGCAGTTCCGCCCGtcgaggccccgcccctcgctTCGCGGCCACGCCCACTCACAGCACCGCCAGCTGCAGCGCCGACAGGTTGCTCTGAGCGCCGTGCAGGCAGAGCACGGTGGCAGCAGGCCCGCTAAGCTCACCGCGCCAGCTGCTCGAGTTGGGCTAGGGGACGGGCTGGGCGTGGGTGGAGGCGGGAGACCCCCATTCCCTCTCGGTCTCCAGCCTCCCCGGCTcgccctccccacgccgcgccggCCGCCCCGGGGTCCAGAGGGCGGCGCTACCTCCTCGGCTCGGTGCTCGAACTGTAGCAGACGGCTGAGCAACAGCAGGTAGGACTGGAAGCCCGACCGCCCGTGCTGGCTCATGCTCGTGTCCCTCTGGAACGCATGGTCCATCAGTCACCAGCCCTGCCCGAGCCGGtgggctggggtgcagggctGCAGGACGGAAGCCCCCTTTTGGCTCCCTACCTGTGTGGTGATCAGCTTGAGGACCAGCTGGCAGTCTCCTTGCACGCGGGAGGCGCTGGAACGCGGTTCCAACTTGAACCAGCGGTCTTCACCAGCCACCGGCACTTCCTGGGGGAAACGGGGTCAGACTGAccattctgcctccctcttcctccaacACAGACTATCTCTGGGATCTGGGGGAGAACACAGTCCTCCACTTCCCACTCAGCACGGGTGACCagcacacagtgagtgctcagGGGTGCCTGGACACAAGAGGCTCCAGGAGGCTgtcctacccccacccctctaCTGCACAGTGCCCCCATCCTGAAAAGGATGGGAAACTCTTGGGGGATCCCAGGGCAGAATCACCAGCAGCATCACAGGAAGGCGGGGCATCCACACCCACTCACTCGGACGGGGATGTTGAGACACCCCAGGAAGTCATCGGTGTGGTCCTCCGTGGGCCCTGCTGTCCCATTTGCACGGGCGGACTTGACAATCTGTTTGAAATACCTACACACAGCAGGGTGGGTGTCACACCACCCACTGGTCTCCAAGGCCCAGCTATGAGCAGAGTCTGGGGGCACAAGTGTCCCACCGGCCATACCTGCCCATGCCCTTCAGACCGATGACTTCATTCAACTTCCTGCAGGCTTCTACCAGGGACACGTCATCATCATGATCCCTGGAGGCAGGGCAAGTCAGGGGACCTGCTTGTCTGAAGCCTAGCCTGGCTTTGACTGccccctcccactgcctcctGACCAGAGGTGCCCACATCCCCTGCCCTGCAGGACACAGGGGCCTATACCAGATGTCCAGGTGCAGCTGGTCTGTGCTGACATCCTCGATCTCACTATAAGGAGAACAGAGAAATGCTCATGAGGGTCCGGGGTGATCTTGtacccagggctggggcaggaagagtttctgagcctcagtttcctcttctggaaagtGGGCATAGGACCACCAGCCTCGGTGCCCTCAGCAGTCACAGCTGCCTGCATGCATCCCCTGGCCCAGCTTTGCACTGTGGCAGACCCCGCCTGACCACCCTGCCACCCAGATAGGCAAGGGGCCTTACAAGAGGAAGTGCTCGTTCCACACAGGGTTCAGGGTGCTGCTCTTGACCTCAGTGACCTGGATGCACTTGGCCGGCAGTGGGCCACCACGCTTGCTGCCTTTGCGGAAGCTGAAGCGCTGCTCCTTTTGTGGGCCCGGCTCCCGCGGCGCACCCGAGGCCGGCAGGATGCCCAGCATGCAGTACGGGTCACTGAAGCCTGGGACAGGGTGGGTGCCTAAGCCCCTGTCCCCTGACCCCAGGTGCCCCCTCTACCCCATGACCTTCAGCCCTGGGCCCGGCCAAGGTCCCAGCCAGCCCCCACTCACCATTGGGGTCTTTGGCCAGCAGATTCTTGGCACGCATGACGGAGACTTTCAGGGCATATGTAGGGGCCTGCGGGTGAGGGGATGCTGAGGGTCTCTCAGAGCTCAGTGTGGACCAGACACAGCCAGGTCCCATTCCCCTTCACCCCTGAGTCCCTACACACGAGGACCTCACTGGTTGGCATCTGCCCAGGCAGGTGGCAGCCTCACCTTGGCCTTCTTCACACGTTCCATGGCCTCTGCATGCTCCTCAGGGCTGGTGCCAAACACctgtggaggaggggcaggtgtgAGAGCCCAGGTATCCCCAAAGCCAGGCTGACCATGGTCCTGGGGGCCTCACGTGGTTGGGGGAGCACACACAGGTGAGGAAGAATGGTGTATTTATCCACAAGTTGGTTTGTCTTTTCTACCTTTTTCTGAGTGTGTCAGTCCGTCCTTCTTTGTCCTACATCTGTCTTCCAGTCTTTTCTGGTGGTGTTTGTATTTGTCTCTGAGTCCATCTGTCCATTTTTGTGTTTTCCTGCTtgaatgtgtctgtgtgtctatcaCTCTGTCTTCGGGGCACAGCTGTCagcctgtgtgtgtctgcctgcacgtgtgtgtatgttgtgTATGTGGGGAAAATTGGTGTGTGTTGTTCAAGTGATGATGACATTGGCAGGTGGGGAAGAGGGTCCCAATCCTCCCCAGAGATGGGCGGGGCCAGGTCAGCAGGGTGGGCGGGGCTAACagggttcacctgctgaaggtaGCCCAGTAGGGCCTCCTGGTCGTACACCTGGTCAGGGCCCATGGTCCCTGCGCGGTAAAGGACTGTGTACAAGGCTTCCTCGTAGAGCATCTCCACCTGCAGTTGGGGTGGGAAGCACGTCCTGAGGCCTAGCCACCCAGTCCCTGTATCCTCTCAGCCCCAGGCCCTGAGTCCTGGCCACAGGGGATCTCAGGCTCCTAGGGTCCACCCTGTGTGCCTAGCCTCCAGCCCTCAGCAGCTCCACCTACTGGAGGAGGTcccagtctctgtctctgtgcctTTACACCTGCCAGGCCCTCCCTTGGgggcccctcctcacccctgACCTCTGCTTGCTATCATGGGGAGGTCtggcccacccacccctcccacctTTGCTGTCCACCTGTCCCCAG includes:
- the BAIAP3 gene encoding BAI1-associated protein 3 isoform X1 produces the protein MSTLLEIKSSVLRQVQVCPSFRRRTEEEPGSTSVEAQEPAATGAWKPGDGVEFFTQMRLILKKGEGRQGLPCPEVLLRSSSPAPTEPVDPSRGLRALTQEEVEMLYEEALYTVLYRAGTMGPDQVYDQEALLGYLQQVFGTSPEEHAEAMERVKKAKAPTYALKVSVMRAKNLLAKDPNGFSDPYCMLGILPASGAPREPGPQKEQRFSFRKGSKRGGPLPAKCIQVTEVKSSTLNPVWNEHFLFEIEDVSTDQLHLDIWDHDDDVSLVEACRKLNEVIGLKGMGRYFKQIVKSARANGTAGPTEDHTDDFLGCLNIPVREVPVAGEDRWFKLEPRSSASRVQGDCQLVLKLITTQRDTSMSQHGRSGFQSYLLLLSRLLQFEHRAEEPNSSSWRGELSGPAATVLCLHGAQSNLSALQLAVLHWQVSSRHHQTCTLDYGYLLGLLEDMQAHWEEAASLPQEQEESLADSFSAFSEFGLQLLRQIRDYFPATNSTAVYRLELLLKCLSKLQLFQPSFEICPFETELNMDVAAALKRGNRDWYDRLLNAQSPREQPGPQRLAGLVKLADAVYEDLQSCYGIYASLFHSIIKVDFFTLTFRQLERLVAEEAWVLTEELSPKMTLEVASGLFELYLTLADIQRFWNSIPGRDSRSLALAGIHAPFLPAVKLWLQVLRDQAKWRLQGAVDVDTLEPTDASSKHSSSAATASLCFSHIQELWARLAWPDPVQAQGLGTQLSQDLCEAALFYTDLLRKKVDTQPGAAGEAVSEALCVVLNDVELLRKAAGQALRGLTWSEGAAGLEGALPRPLLSCTQALDEDLQREARTVTAHLTSKMVGDIRKYVQHISLSPDSIQNDEAVAPLLKYLDEKLALLNASLVKENLNRVLEALWELLLQAILQALGANRDVSADFYGRFHFTLEALVNFFHAEGQGLPLESLRDGSYKRLEEELRLHQCSTRECIEQYYLDKLKQRSLEQNRFGRLSVRCHYEAAEQRLAVEVLHAADLLPLDANGLSDPFVIVELGPPHLFPLVRSQRTQVKSRTLHPVYDELFYFSVPAEACRRRGACVLFTVMDHDWLSTNDFAGEAALGLGSIGGVARHQVGGSARAGQPITLHLRRPRAQVKSALRMLEGRTNKEAQEFVKRLKELEKYMEADP
- the BAIAP3 gene encoding BAI1-associated protein 3 isoform X2; this translates as MSTLLEIKSSVLRQVQVCPSFRRRTEEEPGSTSVEAQEPAATGAWKPGDGVEFFTQMRLILKKGEGRQGLPCPEVLLRSSSPAPTEPVDPSRGLRALTQEEVEMLYEEALYTVLYRAGTMGPDQVYDQEALLGYLQQVFGTSPEEHAEAMERVKKAKAPTYALKVSVMRAKNLLAKDPNGFSDPYCMLGILPASGAPREPGPQKEQRFSFRKGSKRGGPLPAKCIQVTEVKSSTLNPVWNEHFLFEIEDVSTDQLHLDIWDHDDDVSLVEACRKLNEVIGLKGMGRYFKQIVKSARANGTAGPTEDHTDDFLGCLNIPVREVPVAGEDRWFKLEPRSSASRVQGDCQLVLKLITTQRDTSMSQHGRSGFQSYLLLLSRLLQFEHRAEEPNSSSWRGELSGPAATVLCLHGAQSNLSALQLAVLHWQVSSRHHQTCTLDYGYLLGLLEDMQAHWEEAASLPQEQEESLADSFSAFSEFGLQLLRQIRDYFPATNSTAVYRLELLLKCLSKLQLFQPSFEICPFETELNMDVAAALKRGNRDWYDRLLNAQSPREQPGPQRLAGLVKLADAVYEDLQSCYGIYASLFHSIIKVDFFTLTFRQLERLVAEEAWVLTEELSPKMTLEVASGLFELYLTLADIQRFWNSIPGRDSRSLALAGIHAPFLPAVKLWLQVLRDQAKWRLQGAVDVDTLEPTDASSKHSSSAATASLCFSHIQELWARLAWPDPVQAQGLGTQLSQDLCEAALFYTDLLRKKVDTQPGAAGEALCVVLNDVELLRKAAGQALRGLTWSEGAAGLEGALPRPLLSCTQALDEDLQREARTVTAHLTSKMVGDIRKYVQHISLSPDSIQNDEAVAPLLKYLDEKLALLNASLVKENLNRVLEALWELLLQAILQALGANRDVSADFYGRFHFTLEALVNFFHAEGQGLPLESLRDGSYKRLEEELRLHQCSTRECIEQYYLDKLKQRSLEQNRFGRLSVRCHYEAAEQRLAVEVLHAADLLPLDANGLSDPFVIVELGPPHLFPLVRSQRTQVKSRTLHPVYDELFYFSVPAEACRRRGACVLFTVMDHDWLSTNDFAGEAALGLGSIGGVARHQVGGSARAGQPITLHLRRPRAQVKSALRMLEGRTNKEAQEFVKRLKELEKYMEADP